The sequence CAACAACGGCGCTCCTGCGCATACCCTGGTCTCCACGCCCCCGCGATGTCTCGAGATTGTCACATTCGGTTATATGACCTGCGTTGTGCGCGGGTCAAGGATTGTCCGGCGTGCGCAGCAGGAGCACCGGGATTTCCGTGCGGCGGCGGATTTCGTTCGCCACGCTGCCGAGCAGCACGCCCTTGATGAGACCGTGGCCGTGCGTGGACATGGCAATCAGGTCGCACTCCTCACGCGTGGCCAGCGCCACGATCTGCGTGGCCGGGTCCCCGCACGCCAGCTCCGCCACCACGGCGAAACCCTCGCTGGTCAGTTCCGCGCATCGCCGGTCGAGGTAAGCACGGTCGCCACGAATCTCCTCGGAGTCTTCGAGATTGAGCTGGTCCTGGTTGCGCGCGGCGAAACCGTCGGCGACGTGGATGAGAATCAGCCGCGAGTTCATCAGCCGCGCCAACGGCCGGATGTGCGCGAGGATCGTCTCGTCCACCGGCGAATTCTCGAGCGGGATGAGAATGGTGCGGTACATCAGCGTTCATCCTCGGCCGGGCTCTTAACCCGACGTCCACGCGTGAATCGTCTCATACAACAGATACGCATTCAACCCCGCAATCACCATGGTGATGAACCACGCCGTGCTGGCGAGCCAGAGCGGGTTCGTGAACGCACCCATCTTGGCGCGCTGGCCCGTGAACAGCACGAGCGGCACGACCGCGAAGCTCAGTTGCAGCGACAGGATCACCTGGCTGAGGATCAGCAACTCGCCGACGCCGCGCTCGCCGTACAGCCCCGCCACGATCACCGCCGGCACGATCGCGATGAGGCGCGTCATCAGCCGCCGGACCCACGGGCGCAGGCGGATGTTGAGAAAGCCCTCCATGACAATCTGGCCGGCGAGCGTGCCCGTCAGCGTCGAGTTCTGCCCGGACGCCAGCAGCGCGACCGCGAAGAGCGTGCTCGCCAGCGGGGCCCCGAGCACGGGCGCGAGCAGCGCGTACGCATCGCCGATGTCGGCCACGTCCTCGTGCTCCGTGCCATGAAACGCGGCCGCGCTGAGCACGAGAATGGCGGCGTTGATGAAAAATGCGATCAACAGCGCCACCGTCGAGTCAATCGTCGCGTACTTGATCGCCATGGCCTTGCCGGCGTGCGTGCGCTCGAACGCCCGTGTTTGGACGATGCTCGAATGCAGATACAGGTTGTGTGGCATCACCGTCGCACCCAGGATGCCGATCGCGATGTAGAGCATGGCGGGGTTGGTCACGATCTCTGTCCGCGGAACGAGGTTCGCGACGAAGGCCCCGAGGTCCGGGCGGGCATAGACAAGCTCGACCGCGAAGCACGCCCCAATCGTGACGATCAGCACCGTGACCAGGCATTCGAGCACCCGAAACCCCTTGTGCTGCATGAACAGCACGATCATGACGTCGAGCGCAGTGATGCCGACGCCGAAGACGAGCGGGATGCGGAACAACAGATTCAACGCAATCGCGGACCCGATCACTTCCGCGAGGTCACACGCAGCGATGGCCACCTCGCACAGCACCCAGAGCGCAAAGCCGACCGGCCGGGTGTAGTGGTCGCGGCAGGCCTGCGCCAGGTCGCGTCCGGTCACGATTCCGAGCTTCAGCGACAGATGCTGCAGCAGGATCGCCATGAAATTGGAGATCAGGATGACGGAGACCAGCGTGTAGCCGAAACGCGCCCCGCCGGCGAGGTCCGTCGCCCAGTTGCCGGGGTCCATGTAGCCGACCGCGACCATCAGGCCCGGCCCGGTGAACGCCAGCAGCCGCCGCCAGAAGCTCGCGATATGCGGCATCCGCACGCTGGAATGCACTTCGGCCAGCGACGGCACGCCGGTCGCACGCCGCCAGCCCGGCTCCGGTGCCGGCGGCGTGGCGACGGTTTGGGTCAAGCTGCAGTCAGAGCTCGCTGGAGAGGTCTTATCCATCGCCGGATCCCGCAGGGGCCCGATGACCTGCGTGCGTACACGCTGGATGATATTCCGCTGACAGACTGAAGACGAATGCCGCCGGGTCGTCAGTGCATGGGTGGTATGAGCATCTTGCCCGTTCCTCCGGCGGGCGGTCGCCCGCACCACTCCTGTGACGGGTCACCCTCAAGCCAGCCCTACATTAACGTCCAGTGCCGGGACCGATCGGCGCCGTGGGGGTACCTTCCAGCGCTGCCGCCCAAGTAACACGCGCCAGCCGGGCCTGTTCGGCGATCGCGCGACGCAAGCGGATGAGCAGGAAGATCGCCATGACGGCAAAGACCAACACAGCAAGGCTCGCCGGCGCGAGCAGGCACACCGCCGCGCCGAAGCCCGCACCGGACGAAGTACCGCCTGCGGTCGTGAGAAACGCCGCCGCGGCGCCCCCAACCGCAATTACGCCGAGTGCGATGACATTGCCCCACCGCAACAGCCGGGCGCGCGCCGCCAGGGCCAAGTCGGGAATGCGGCGTGCGAGTCGCTCGTAGTACATGAATGTAGTGAACATCGTCACGAGTCCGACAACCTGGTCGCCTGCTGCCAGCCATTGGAGCAGTGTCGAGGTCATAGACCCGGTGGCGGCCGCGGCAGCGACCTCCGCCGCGTCGAATACGAGTCCGATCACCAGCGACGCGCGCAGAACCTTGCGGGCGGTGAGATTCGGGTCTTCGCCGATGCCGCTGGGATCGGGCTCCGTCACCAGCCACGTACCGTAGAAGGTGATCAGGGCTACGCCGAAAGCGAGTGCCACCTGTAACAGCGAACCCTGATTCTGCAGAACGGCGGCTGCCACGACCACCACGATTCCACCCAGGATCATCCAGAGCAGAATCGTCAGCCCCAGCGCCACCTTGTCGAGCCAATTCGGGTCGGCAAAGCGCAACAAATCGCCAAGCGTAGACAGGCCGACGGGCGTGCCGCACTCGGGGCAACGGCCCTCCTGGTGCAATCCGCGCAAGTTGTAGCCGCAGCGCTTGCACTCAAGGTCACTGATCAACACGCCCTGGGCGTCGATCAGACCGGAGCCCACTGGAACAGACGTCATGTTCGTCCCAATTGTTCTGGCGCCACACTACGCGCGCGGCGATTCAATCAAGCCCCCCACGTCCGCCGCAAACGCGCGACACGCCGCCGCCACCGCCGCCTGCCAATCGGCCCCGTGTTTTTCCGCGTATGGCGATTTGCCGAACGCGTAGATCACGGAGCGCGACGCGTTGATCACCGCTCCGCGGCCATCCGCCAAGAAGCACGGCCGGCAGCCTTCCGCCGTCGCCCCCTGTGCACCGTACCCCGGCACGAGAAACGGCGTGTACGGCAAGGCGCTGCGCAGGGCCGCCGTGCTCGCCGCGTCTTTCGGCGCCACCACGGCCCCCACGCATGACAGATCACATTCGCCCCGCAAATCCGCCGCGCCCCCCCACCGCGCCACCAGCGCCGCCATGTGCTCATAGAAGCGCTTCGGCGTGCCGAACTCGTGCACCTCGTCCGCGCCCGGATCAGACGGCCGCACCAGCACGTATACACCGCGCCCATGCGCCCTCGCCACCTCGATGAACGGCTTCACCGCGTTCTCGCCCAGATAGCCCGCGAGCGTGACGGCGTCCGGAACGCACGCCGGGTCGACGTCCGCAAACGCCGGCTTGGCGAGATGCCCGCGCGCGTACAGCTTGGCCGTCGAACCGATGTCGCCGCGCTTGATGTCGCCGATTACCAGCAGCCCGCGCTGGTGCGCGTACTGCACCAGCCGGTAGTACGCCGCGAGCCCCTCCGCGTAGAGCGCCTCGAAGAACCCCGCGTTGATCTTCACCGCCGGCACGACGGCTGCGACGGCGTCCAGGACGCCACGGCAAAACTGTTCCAGCGCGGTGACCGCCGCCCGCAGCGTCCCATCGGCCGGGCGCAAGCTGGGCGGCAACTGCTCGAGCACAGGATCGATACCTACGACGGCCGGCGTGCGCAAGCGGCGAACCGCGGCCTCCAGTCGGTCAGCGAAGTGTGTCGGCATACGGACCCTGCTCAGCACGGAGCCATCGAGTGGCACCCGTTGCAGCAGAGGCTGTCACGCCCGTGACAGCCTCGCCGTTCTGCGAAGACTACTCTCGTTCGCGCTGCGGGTCACGCGCCGAGGTGCGCGAGGACCTCCTGCGCATGTCCGTCCGGGTGCACATTCTGGAACACGTGCTCGATGCGTCCGCCGGCGTCAATGACGAACGTCGTCCGCGCGATGCCCATCGACTTCACGCCGCCGCGGTCCTTCTCCACCCAGACGCCGTAATGCTCAGCGACCTGGTGGCCGTCGTCGGCGAGCAGCGGGAACGTCAGGCCGTACTTCTGCGCGAAGCGGTCGTGGCTCTCGACCGAATCCGGCGAGATGCCGAGCACAACCACGTTATGGTCGCGGAAGGTGCCGAGCCGATCACGGAAGCCGCACGCCTCCGTGGTGCAGCCGGGCGTATCGTCCTTCGGATAGAAATAGAGCACGACACGCTGGCCGCGATACTGCGAGAGCGCGTGCAGTTGGCCGCGCTCGTCCTTGAGCTGAAACTCGGGGGCCAGATCGCCGATCGCCGGCATGCGCGGCGCCGCAACAACCGGTCGCGTCGTAATCACCTCGGCATCGAGCGGTGGCCGGGCCGGCGCGGGCGGCGGAGTCAGCGGCTCGGCCTCCGCGATGGGCGGCGGCGTAATGCGAGTCGCCGGGGGGAGCGCCTGCATCGTGCGGCGCGGCCGCTTGGGGCGGGCGGCGGCGCTGGGGCGGGCAGCCTTGGCCGCCGGTTTGCGGGTCGCGCGCTTGGCAACCTTCTTGGCCGGCTTCTTCGTGGCAGACTTACGGGCGACTTTCTTCCTGGCGACCGTGCGAGCGGACTTCTTCTTCGCGACTTTGCGCGAAACTCTCCTTTTCGCGGTCTTCTTGACCCTGCGCGCCGCGGTCTTCTTCACCTTCTTCCGGCTGGATTTCGCTCGCTTCGTGCTGCCTGCTGAGGCCCTTTTCTTCGCCATGGCGCTCCCTCAACTGGAGAACTGCGATTCGATCCATCGGCACGGATCGTCGGCCCGCTGCCGACGAAGCCGGTCACGTCGCGCGGCCGGCGGCCGTGACGCTCATCGAGGCCCGCGCGGAGAGTTGCCAGACCGCGGCGGGCGCGCCTCCACCCGCGCTGCGTGAGATTATGCCGATCGGCCGCGCGCGCTACAACTACAACTACCTGGTTTCTCCCCGCGAACCTGGATGTGCGGCGCACCGAGCGGAAACTGGGCGGAACCGTAACCGCGCACGAGACGCACTGCGCGCTGAGGTGCACGCTAGTCGCCCCACTGCTGTCAGGGGTCGATGTACCGCCGGCGCTCCGCTACACGCGCCGCTTGCGGATCCGTTTCGATTACGATCGGGTCGCGGGGGCCGACCGAACTGACACCCGGGTGGGGACCGAACACGCCCCACGTTCGAGCCCCCTGCGGATCGCTGGCGGTAACGGGGCCGCCCCAGCCGTAGCTCCCGGCGATGCGAGACGGCGCATCGTGCCATATCAGCGCACCCGCGCGGCCGTGGGAGAACGTGCTCACGCCTCCCAACCACGGTCCGGCCGTCGAATCGGGCGCACGCGCAACGTTGTTGTAAGGCAGGAACTTATAGTCCACGACCCGCTCGCCCATCACGAGGCGCTCTTCCCGGGTCAGCTCGGGCAGCGTGAAATCGGGGACCAGCGCCGCGCGCGGAGCGACGGTCCGGCCTTGGACGACTACATTGACGGTGCCACGGCGGACGAGCTCCGGAATCTGCGGCAGTTCTTCAGTGGTGGGCGGCGCGGTCACCGTCGGGGCCGGGCCTGGATTCTGTTGTGCGCAACCGCCTGCCAGGCA is a genomic window of Phycisphaerae bacterium containing:
- a CDS encoding universal stress protein, with protein sequence MYRTILIPLENSPVDETILAHIRPLARLMNSRLILIHVADGFAARNQDQLNLEDSEEIRGDRAYLDRRCAELTSEGFAVVAELACGDPATQIVALATREECDLIAMSTHGHGLIKGVLLGSVANEIRRRTEIPVLLLRTPDNP
- a CDS encoding Nramp family divalent metal transporter, which translates into the protein MDKTSPASSDCSLTQTVATPPAPEPGWRRATGVPSLAEVHSSVRMPHIASFWRRLLAFTGPGLMVAVGYMDPGNWATDLAGGARFGYTLVSVILISNFMAILLQHLSLKLGIVTGRDLAQACRDHYTRPVGFALWVLCEVAIAACDLAEVIGSAIALNLLFRIPLVFGVGITALDVMIVLFMQHKGFRVLECLVTVLIVTIGACFAVELVYARPDLGAFVANLVPRTEIVTNPAMLYIAIGILGATVMPHNLYLHSSIVQTRAFERTHAGKAMAIKYATIDSTVALLIAFFINAAILVLSAAAFHGTEHEDVADIGDAYALLAPVLGAPLASTLFAVALLASGQNSTLTGTLAGQIVMEGFLNIRLRPWVRRLMTRLIAIVPAVIVAGLYGERGVGELLILSQVILSLQLSFAVVPLVLFTGQRAKMGAFTNPLWLASTAWFITMVIAGLNAYLLYETIHAWTSG
- the pyrF gene encoding orotidine-5'-phosphate decarboxylase, which gives rise to MPTHFADRLEAAVRRLRTPAVVGIDPVLEQLPPSLRPADGTLRAAVTALEQFCRGVLDAVAAVVPAVKINAGFFEALYAEGLAAYYRLVQYAHQRGLLVIGDIKRGDIGSTAKLYARGHLAKPAFADVDPACVPDAVTLAGYLGENAVKPFIEVARAHGRGVYVLVRPSDPGADEVHEFGTPKRFYEHMAALVARWGGAADLRGECDLSCVGAVVAPKDAASTAALRSALPYTPFLVPGYGAQGATAEGCRPCFLADGRGAVINASRSVIYAFGKSPYAEKHGADWQAAVAAACRAFAADVGGLIESPRA
- the bcp gene encoding thioredoxin-dependent thiol peroxidase, producing MPAIGDLAPEFQLKDERGQLHALSQYRGQRVVLYFYPKDDTPGCTTEACGFRDRLGTFRDHNVVVLGISPDSVESHDRFAQKYGLTFPLLADDGHQVAEHYGVWVEKDRGGVKSMGIARTTFVIDAGGRIEHVFQNVHPDGHAQEVLAHLGA